A window from Peromyscus eremicus chromosome 1, PerEre_H2_v1, whole genome shotgun sequence encodes these proteins:
- the Art1 gene encoding GPI-linked NAD(P)(+)--arginine ADP-ribosyltransferase 1: MKIPAMMSLLLVSVGLRDGLQVQSHSITQLDIFSQETPLDMAPASFDDQYAGCAADMAAALPDLNHSEFQANKVYADGWTLANTQWQERTAWGSTWGLSSTPLPPPPPGFRDEHGVALLAYTANSPLHKEFNAAVREAGRSRAHYLHRFSFKTLHFLLTEALQLLGSQRSRGCRQVYRGVHGLRFRPAGPGATVRLGGFASASLKNVAAQQFGKDTFFGIWTCLGAPIRGYSFFPEEEEVLIPPFETFQVVNSSRPAQGPARIYLRALGKRSTYNCEYIKEKKCRSGPCWLDSSAPGSVSTSCSGLLLLWFLVLTALPENAGLL, encoded by the exons ATGAAGATTCCAGCCATGATGTCTCTCCTACTGGTGTCTGTGGGCCTCAGGGATGGACTTCAG GTTCAAAGTCACTCCATCACACAACTAGACATCTTTTCTCAAGAAACACCCCTGGACATGGCCCCAGCGTCCTTTGACGACCAGTATGCTGGCTGTGCCGCAGACATGGCAGCGGCTCTGCCAGATCTCAACCactcagagttccaggccaacaaaGTGTACGCGGATGGTTGGACTCTGGCCAACACCCAATGGCAGGAGCGCACGGCCTGGGGGTCAACGTGGGGCCTCAGCTCAACCCCCTTGCCCCCTCCACCCCCGGGCTTCCGAGATGAGCACGGGGTGGCGCTCCTGGCCTACACTGCCAACAGCCCCCTGCACAAGGAGTTCAACGCGGCTGTGCGCGAGGCGGGCCGCTCCCGGGCACACTACCTCCACCGCTTCTCCTTCAAGACCCTCCACTTCCTGCTCACCGAGGCCCTGCAGCTGCTCGGGAGCCAACGATCTCGCGGGTGCCGGCAGGTGTACAGGGGGGTGCATGGCCTGCGCTTCCGGCCAGCAGGGCCCGGCGCCACCGTTAGGCTGGGAGGCTTTGCTTCCGCGTCCCTCAAGAACGTTGCCGCCCAGCAATTTGGCAAGGACACCTTCTTTGGTATCTGGACCTGCCTCGGAGCCCCGATCAGGGGTTACTCCTTTTTCCCTGAAGAGGAGGAGGTGCTGATCCCCCCTTTTGAGACTTTCCAGGTGGTCAACTCCAGCCGACCTGCCCAGGGTCCCGCACGCATCTATCTCCGCGCTCTGGGCAAACGTAGCACATACAACTGCGAATACATCAAAG aaaagaagtGCAGATCTGGGCCCTGCTGGTTGGATAGCTCAG